In Methanocaldococcus sp. FS406-22, the genomic stretch AAGAAAAAAAGAAGCTTTAGAAAAATTAGCAGGAACATTTAGTAAAATAATAGACGAAATAAATAACGATAAAGACAAATTTAAAAATTTCAAGACATTCTTTGAGGCATTGGTTGCTTATCATAAAATCCATGCAAAATCACAATAAATAAAAACTTTTTGGGGGGATAGGGTATGGAAGATAACATCTTAACTTTAAAAGGAAAAGTTATATTAGAAGGAGTTATTGAATTAAAAACTGGGATGCATATTGGAGGAACAAAAGAGACATTAAAAATTGGAGGAACTGACAACCCTGTTATTAGAGATGCATTTGGAAATATATTAATCCCTGGAAGTTCTTTAAAGGGAAAAATTAGGGCCTTATTAGAAAAAAAGGATGGAAAATATAAGACAGATGTTAGAGGAAATAATTTGCCATGCAATTGCGGGGAGTGTGAAATCTGCAAAATCTTCGGGCCTCATGATTCAAAAGCTATTCAAGAGCCAGTTAGGATTATGGTTAGAGATGCCTATTTACAACCAGAAGGTGAAAAGAAACCTCATGATTACTTAGAAATTAAAGTAGAGAACACAATAGATAGAGTCAAGGGAACCACTATAAAAGGTGGAATTAGAAACATGGAGAGAGTAGTTGCAGGAAGTAAATTTAAATTTGAGATTGTTTTTAACGTCTATAAAAAAGACGATATAAAATTAATTAAAAAATTTATTGAAGGTATGAGATTATTAGAAGACGATTATTTGGGTGGCTCTGGAAGTAGAGGTTATGGAAAAATTGAATTTAAGGATTTAAAGATAATAAATAAGCCAAAAGAGTACTATGAGATGAAAATAAAAGATGTAAAATTAGAATCTGCCAGTAACTTAGATGATTTGATGGCCAAATTAGAGGAGATTTGGAGCTATTAGCATCAATTATTTCTTAATTTTTAAATGTTAATTAAAATCTTTTGGTGAGCAATGATGGAGATGATTGTATTAAAACCAAAAATAAATAGCAAATTCCATTTTGGGGAAGGGAGTTTAGAAGGAAGCAATTATATTTTTCATTCGAATAGCTTATTCTCTGCAATAGCAAATAATTATATAAAAATATATGGAGAAGATGAAGATTTCGAAAAGATAAAAAACATAAAGCTATCATCATTGTTCTTAAAAGTGGATGATATTTATTTAATCCCAAAACCAGAGCATCCGAGATTTTACATATTGAAAAATAAGGTAGAGGGAGTTAGACCAAAAGATATTAAAAAAATTCAGTTTTTTTCAATAAAAGCTTATAAAGAACTTTTAGAAGGAATATTAAATTGGAATGAAAATAGATTAAAAGAAATTATCGATAATCAAGTGATAAATAAAACTATACTCGTATCTAATGAAGAAGTTGAAAAGTTAAAAAATATTTTTGAAGTTGGAAACAAAAAATTAATTTCAAGAGTTATTGAACAAAAAGTAGCGATAGATAGGTTAAAAAACACTACCTTAGAAAAAGATGGTAGAGGACAACTATACAATATAGAGTTCATAAAACTCCATCCAAAAGCCGAATTTTACTTTTTAATTGATTATAATAGCGATGACGGTGAGTTTATTAAAAAAGTAAAAGCATCAATCAAATTAATTGAAGATGAGGGATTGGGGGGAAAGAGAAGTATTGGAGCCGGTTTCTTTGAAAACGTTGAGTTTTTGGATATGCCGAAGGACTTCAAAGGATTGTTCGAAAAAGATGAAAAATATTCAGTGTTATTGGGAGTAGGAATCCCAAAAAATGACGATATTAAAAAAATAGGATATTATAAACTGATAGAGATTGGAGGCTATATTTATCATCCAAAATGTTTAACAAAACCAAAAAGAAATGTTTTAGCTTTAGCAGAAGGTTC encodes the following:
- the csm4 gene encoding type III-A CRISPR-associated RAMP protein Csm4, with amino-acid sequence MEMIVLKPKINSKFHFGEGSLEGSNYIFHSNSLFSAIANNYIKIYGEDEDFEKIKNIKLSSLFLKVDDIYLIPKPEHPRFYILKNKVEGVRPKDIKKIQFFSIKAYKELLEGILNWNENRLKEIIDNQVINKTILVSNEEVEKLKNIFEVGNKKLISRVIEQKVAIDRLKNTTLEKDGRGQLYNIEFIKLHPKAEFYFLIDYNSDDGEFIKKVKASIKLIEDEGLGGKRSIGAGFFENVEFLDMPKDFKGLFEKDEKYSVLLGVGIPKNDDIKKIGYYKLIEIGGYIYHPKCLTKPKRNVLALAEGSIVKKEFEGDIKDITPENYKISKVYAHGKPILLPFNLKGDKNESKM
- the csm3 gene encoding type III-A CRISPR-associated RAMP protein Csm3, with translation MEDNILTLKGKVILEGVIELKTGMHIGGTKETLKIGGTDNPVIRDAFGNILIPGSSLKGKIRALLEKKDGKYKTDVRGNNLPCNCGECEICKIFGPHDSKAIQEPVRIMVRDAYLQPEGEKKPHDYLEIKVENTIDRVKGTTIKGGIRNMERVVAGSKFKFEIVFNVYKKDDIKLIKKFIEGMRLLEDDYLGGSGSRGYGKIEFKDLKIINKPKEYYEMKIKDVKLESASNLDDLMAKLEEIWSY